GAAAGTTTTCATAATGTCCTGCTCTTCCATTGGGATATATAAATACAATGTTTGTCTCAATGTTGGGACACGAAAATAAGATTGGGGTGAATGAAATCTACAGGGTTCTTAAACATGCTTTATGTTTTCTAAAGGGTGATGGTTAAGGGTGaagaattaaagcaaaaatggaTGGAGATGCTACTGTTATGTGCTTTTATATCGTTTCATTTGCTTTACATGTAATGAAGGAAAACTGTGTCTCTGTATGGGaggaggacagcagggacagagaaaaTCTCCAGTCCCTGCACTTGCCCCATCTCCTGCTTTTTGGACCCCCCAAGGCTGGAGCAGACAGGGACAAGGCCATCCCTTCatgtgctggggacaggctcaTGTGGCAccagcagtgactgcagcacGCAGCTGGCTCTGTCCTCCCCTGGGTCTGCCTGAGGTCAGTGCAATTTTCCCCATGCACTTGTCCCACACAGGGAGGTTGTGTAATTCACATGCTACTTAGGCAACAAAAAATTTCTTGAGTCCTGACCTAGATAAATCAAATAATATCCTAATTGGATATACGTAATTGGTGTTGGGAGGCATTTTTAGGCAGTGTTTTCTATTTCcactgggaatattttcatttttctgtttataattTACACCACAAATTTGTTTATTAACAATTCTTGgcatttctttcatcttcttaTGAATTTCTGCTTGAGAGCAAGGAAAGTATATCTTTgttctcaggaaagaaaagttaCTTTGAGTTTTACTTTGAAGCACCCAATGATATAACTGAAATGTCATGAATAATTTAAGCAAACATTGATGCAAATGTTACTAGAAATAATCAAGGAACTTTAGAGGTTGTaaataaaaccaatttaaagatgaaaattgATGCAACTTGCAATTCTAATTTTGTATACATGCAAAAGTAGGACAAAATAGTATCTTGGAACATATGGGAATGGAACAAACAGCACCGACACTACGTGGGTGATTCATTTGTGAGTAAAAGAACTTAAATATCTTACTCTGGCTTGCATATATACAGCAAgaacactgaattaaaaagCCTTTTAGTTTTCTTGTGATATTTCGAAAAAGATTCATTatggaatcacaaaatggttggggttggaagagccttgaacactgccaggcatggggcatccacagctcctctggtCAACCTGTTCCatgccccaccaccctcacagggaagaatttcttgctaatatccaacctaaacctaccctcttcCAGTTTGGATTTAGTAGCCTATATCTTGCCAATAGCCTGAATGTAAATAGTTGTGCCATTTACATCTCTCTATGCTCCAACATTCTGAACTGCCTGACCTAAATGACCTTGTGGTACTTGTTTTATAATATTGTCTTGTTCCAGGTAATTTAATCAAGGGAATTGCAGGGGAATTATGTTGGTGAGGGTGTCATTCAACAACCATGATGTCAGGTTTTCTGGTATCTGCAAGTCTTGCTTTCTTGGtctggggtttttgtgtttggttggttttgatTTCTCTTGGTATTTTGAATATTACAGTCCATTTACTAAGCATGTTTTATGCTTTGAGAAACAGTCTGTGTAGTAGACAATCACAAAACTGATATTTCACCTCAGTGTTTCCATGTGCCTCACGTGCTTCTTCCAGCTCCCAAAGGATGGTTCTGTGCAGGGAAGGCTGCacccttccctgggctgtgctggcagcaagGCACAAGCTCACAGGTGTCATTGTGGGTCTGAgcagtggcacaggcagagctcacAGGTGTCATTGTGGGTCTGAGCAGTGGCACaagcacagagctcacaggTGTCATTGTGGGTCTGAGCAGTGGCACaagcacagagctcacaggTGTCATTGTGGGTCTGAGCAGTGGCACaagcacagagctcacaggTGTCATTGTGGGTCTGAGCAGTGGCACaagcacagagctcacaggTGTCATTGTGGGTCCCAGGAgtggcacaggcacagagctcACAGGTGTCATTGTGGGTCTGAGCAGTGGCACaagcacagagctcacaggTGTCATTGTGGGTCTGAGCAGTGGCACaagcacagagctcacaggTGTCATTGTGGGTCCCAGGAgtggcacaggcacagagctcACAGGTGTCATTGTGGGTGTGAGCAGTGTCACAGGCACAGAGCTCACAGGTGTCATTGTGGGTCCCAGGAgtggcacaggcacagagctcACAGGTGTCATTGTGGGTGTGAGCAGTGTCACAGGCACAGAGCTCACAGGTGTCATTGTGGGTGTGAGCAGTGGCATAGGCACAGAGCTCACAGGTGTCATTGTGGGTCTGAgcagtggcacaggcagagctcacAGGTGTCATTGTGGGTGTGAGCAgtggcacaggcacagagctcACAGGTGTCATTGTGGGTGTGAGCAgtggcacaggcacagagctcACAGGTGTCATTGTGGGTCTGAGCAGTGGCACaagcacagagctcacaggTGTCATTGTGGGTGTGAGCAgtggcacaggcacagagctcACAG
The sequence above is a segment of the Vidua chalybeata isolate OUT-0048 chromosome 14, bVidCha1 merged haplotype, whole genome shotgun sequence genome. Coding sequences within it:
- the LOC128795376 gene encoding keratin-associated protein 10-10-like, which produces MTPVSSVPVPLLTPTMTPVSSVPVPLLTPTMTPVSSVPVPLLTPTMTPVSSVPVPLLTPTMTPVSSVLVPLLRPTMTPVSSVPVPLLTPTMTPVSSVPVPLLTPTMTPVSSACATAQTHNDTCELCAYATAHTHNDTCELCACDTAHTHNDTCELCACATPGTHNDTCELCACDTAHTHNDTCELCACATPGTHNDTCELCACATAQTHNDTCELCACATAQTHNDTCELCACATPGTHNDTCELCACATAQTHNDTCELCACATAQTHNDTCELCACATAQTHNDTCELCACATAQTHNDTCELCLCHCSDPQ